One window of the Gammaproteobacteria bacterium genome contains the following:
- a CDS encoding diguanylate cyclase yields the protein MTEDPAREVEHSRWYHLAHAAGEALLVLDTQLRIRWLNASAEGLFSVTADTARGMLFDTLLDSTTDTRRSGRVHLLENLLALEPGRPSKLYDLAMRRFDGALFVAEGAASRYEVPGGSETGIVMQLRDVTRQHQESAELQLSAKVFEHSGEAIMITDTLDRILSVNAAFTAMTGYDLDEVLGSSPAFLRQGLQEDAIYKCMWDAVCRDGHWKGEVHNRTKNGEVYPAWLALTAVRDKSGEIIHYISIFSDITERKARDEHIRFLAEHDYLTGLPNRVLLRDRFEQTVNLAKRDDPHPIAVFFMDLDGFKSINDTAGHAVGDQVLKEVAKRLQRSLRATDSIARHGGDEFILLLSNLYSREVVFGIADKLIRAIAQPFEVDGNAYRISVSVGISFYREHGEDLDQLIACADHAMYLAKQKGKNTWVVHSNGPAAHSPVAGMVLADVDGE from the coding sequence ATGACCGAAGACCCTGCCAGAGAGGTTGAGCACTCCCGCTGGTACCATCTCGCGCACGCCGCCGGCGAAGCGCTGTTGGTGCTGGACACGCAACTGCGGATACGCTGGCTGAATGCGAGCGCCGAGGGGCTGTTCTCCGTCACTGCCGATACCGCGCGCGGGATGCTCTTCGATACTCTGCTGGACTCGACAACCGATACGCGCCGTAGCGGTCGCGTACACCTGTTGGAAAATCTCCTCGCGCTGGAGCCGGGCAGGCCGTCGAAACTCTATGACCTGGCGATGCGCCGCTTCGACGGCGCGCTGTTCGTCGCCGAAGGCGCCGCCAGCCGTTATGAGGTGCCGGGCGGCTCAGAGACCGGGATCGTGATGCAGTTGCGGGATGTGACGCGACAGCATCAGGAGTCCGCCGAGCTCCAGCTGTCCGCCAAGGTCTTCGAGCACAGCGGCGAGGCCATCATGATCACCGATACCCTGGATCGCATTCTGTCGGTCAATGCCGCCTTCACTGCCATGACCGGTTATGACCTCGACGAGGTGTTGGGCAGTTCACCCGCTTTCCTGCGTCAGGGCTTACAGGAAGATGCGATTTACAAGTGTATGTGGGATGCGGTGTGCCGCGACGGACATTGGAAGGGAGAAGTGCACAACCGCACCAAAAACGGCGAAGTATATCCTGCCTGGCTGGCATTGACGGCGGTGCGCGACAAATCCGGCGAGATCATCCATTACATCTCGATCTTCTCCGATATTACCGAGCGCAAGGCGCGTGACGAGCATATCCGCTTTCTGGCTGAACACGATTACCTGACAGGCCTGCCCAACCGCGTCCTGCTGCGCGACCGATTCGAGCAGACGGTGAATCTGGCCAAGCGCGACGATCCGCATCCCATCGCGGTCTTTTTCATGGATCTCGACGGCTTCAAGTCGATCAACGACACGGCGGGCCACGCCGTCGGCGATCAGGTGCTCAAAGAGGTGGCCAAGCGGCTGCAACGTAGCCTGCGCGCGACCGATTCGATCGCTAGGCACGGCGGCGACGAATTCATCCTCCTGCTGTCGAACCTTTATTCCCGGGAGGTCGTGTTCGGCATTGCCGACAAGCTGATCCGCGCCATCGCCCAGCCGTTCGAGGTTGACGGAAACGCCTACCGCATCAGCGTCAGTGTCGGTATCAGCTTCTATCGCGAGCATGGTGAGGATCTGGATCAGCTGATCGCCTGCGCCGACCATGCCATGTATCTTGCCAAGCAGAAGGGCAAGAACACCTGGGTGGTCCACAGTAACGGTCCGGCGGCGCATTCGCCCGTTGCCGGGATGGTCCTGGCAGATGTGGACGGCGAATAA
- a CDS encoding SulP family inorganic anion transporter — translation MISSVRSNWFSNLRGDVLAGLVVALALIPEAIAFSVIAGVDPKVGLYASFCISVVIAFAGGRPGMVSAATGAMALLMVTLVKEHGLQYLLAATLLTGTLQIGAGYLKLGSLMRFVSRSVVTGFVNALAILIFLAQLPELTDVTWHVYAMTTGGLAIIYLFPYLTKAVPSPLITIVVLTAIAMALDMDIRTVGDMGDLPDTLPVFLWPEVPLNLETLGIILPYSVSLAMVGLLESLMTATIVDDLTDTTSDKNRECKGQGVANIASGLLGGMAGCAMIGQSVINVKSGGRTRLSTLCAGVFLLVMVVFLGEWVAQIPMAALVAVMIMVAIGTFSWESLRNLRKHPPSSSIVMTSTVVVVVATHNLAYGVFVGVLLAAMFFANKVAHFKYVTSELSEDGLHRTYSVVGQVFFASADKFVEFFDFKEAIDKVTIDLCQAHFWDITAVSALDKVVLKFRREGTAVEIIGLNEASTTIVDRFAVHDKPDAVAKLMGH, via the coding sequence ATGATTTCGTCGGTACGGTCCAACTGGTTCTCCAATTTGCGTGGCGATGTGCTCGCCGGTCTGGTCGTGGCCCTGGCTCTGATCCCCGAGGCCATCGCTTTCTCAGTGATCGCCGGGGTCGACCCCAAGGTCGGGCTGTATGCCTCGTTCTGCATCTCGGTGGTCATCGCCTTCGCCGGCGGTCGTCCTGGCATGGTCTCCGCGGCCACCGGCGCGATGGCGCTGCTGATGGTCACGCTGGTCAAGGAGCATGGCCTGCAATACCTGCTGGCGGCGACGCTGCTGACCGGGACGTTGCAGATCGGCGCGGGTTATCTCAAGCTGGGCTCGCTGATGCGCTTCGTGTCGCGCTCGGTGGTGACCGGTTTCGTGAACGCGTTGGCGATTCTCATTTTTCTGGCACAGCTGCCCGAACTGACGGACGTGACCTGGCATGTCTATGCCATGACGACCGGCGGTCTCGCGATCATCTATCTGTTTCCCTATCTCACCAAGGCCGTTCCGTCGCCGCTGATCACGATCGTCGTGCTGACGGCGATCGCGATGGCGCTCGATATGGATATCCGCACCGTCGGCGACATGGGCGATCTGCCGGACACGCTGCCGGTGTTTCTGTGGCCGGAGGTGCCGTTGAACCTGGAAACGCTTGGCATCATCCTTCCCTATTCCGTTTCGCTGGCCATGGTCGGACTGCTCGAGTCGCTGATGACGGCGACCATCGTCGACGACCTGACCGACACCACCAGCGACAAGAACCGTGAATGCAAGGGCCAGGGCGTGGCCAACATCGCCTCCGGACTGCTCGGCGGCATGGCCGGCTGCGCGATGATCGGCCAGTCGGTAATCAACGTGAAATCCGGTGGCCGCACCCGGCTGTCGACCCTGTGCGCCGGCGTGTTCCTGCTGGTGATGGTGGTGTTTCTGGGCGAGTGGGTGGCGCAGATCCCGATGGCCGCGCTGGTGGCGGTGATGATCATGGTGGCCATCGGCACGTTTAGCTGGGAGTCTCTCCGGAATCTCAGGAAACACCCGCCGAGCAGCAGCATCGTCATGACCTCCACGGTGGTCGTGGTTGTCGCGACCCACAATCTGGCCTATGGCGTGTTCGTCGGCGTACTGCTGGCGGCGATGTTCTTCGCCAACAAGGTCGCGCACTTCAAATACGTGACCTCGGAGCTGAGCGAGGACGGTTTGCATCGGACCTACAGCGTGGTCGGCCAGGTATTCTTCGCCTCGGCGGACAAGTTCGTGGAGTTCTTCGACTTCAAGGAAGCCATCGACAAGGTGACGATCGACCTGTGCCAGGCACATTTCTGGGATATCACGGCCGTGAGCGCGCTGGACAAGGTGGTTCTTAAGTTCCGCCGCGAGGGCACGGCAGTGGAGATCATCGGTCTCAACGAGGCCAGCACAACCATCGTCGACCGCTTCGCCGTGCACGACAAACCGGATGCCGTCGCCAAGCTGATGGGTCACTGA
- a CDS encoding universal stress protein produces MSKVIACIDGTDVSPAVCDYAAWASLRMTAPLVFLHVLDKSEYPIQSNLSGNIGLGSREALLEELAALDEKRGRLALEQGRLMLEAARERAVADGVAEPATLQRHGNLVETLVELEDQIRLLVMGKHDENLGEHVGSRLENVVRTLHRPILVTTPEYREPRRVMIAFDDSATTRKGVEMVAASPLFRRLPCHVVMVGADSAEHRAQLDWARDTLTAAGFEAPAVLRSGEVERVLCDYRREQDIDLLIMGAYGHSVIRRFLVGSTTTNVIRNATVPVLLLR; encoded by the coding sequence ATGAGCAAGGTTATTGCTTGCATCGACGGTACTGATGTATCACCCGCCGTATGCGACTACGCGGCCTGGGCCAGCCTGCGCATGACGGCGCCGCTGGTGTTCCTGCACGTGCTCGACAAGTCCGAATACCCGATCCAGAGCAATCTAAGCGGCAACATCGGCCTGGGCAGCCGCGAAGCACTGCTCGAGGAACTCGCCGCGCTCGACGAGAAGCGCGGGCGGCTGGCGCTGGAACAGGGAAGGCTGATGCTGGAGGCGGCGCGCGAGCGCGCGGTCGCCGACGGTGTCGCCGAGCCCGCCACACTCCAGCGCCATGGCAACCTCGTGGAGACCCTGGTGGAGCTCGAAGACCAGATCCGTCTGCTGGTCATGGGCAAGCACGATGAAAATCTCGGCGAGCATGTCGGCAGCCGTCTGGAGAACGTGGTGCGCACGCTGCACCGGCCGATCCTGGTCACTACGCCCGAATACCGCGAACCGCGCCGGGTGATGATCGCCTTCGACGACAGCGCGACCACGCGCAAGGGCGTCGAGATGGTCGCCGCCAGCCCGCTGTTCCGCAGGCTGCCCTGCCATGTGGTGATGGTCGGCGCGGACAGCGCCGAGCACCGCGCGCAACTGGACTGGGCGCGCGACACGCTCACGGCCGCCGGCTTCGAGGCGCCCGCGGTGCTGCGGTCGGGGGAGGTTGAGCGCGTGCTGTGCGACTATCGGAGAGAGCAGGACATCGACCTGCTGATCATGGGCGCCTACGGCCACTCGGTGATTCGCCGGTTCCTGGTCGGCAGCACCACCACGAACGTGATCCGTAATGCGACGGTGCCGGTGTTGCTGTTACGCTGA
- a CDS encoding TraR/DksA C4-type zinc finger protein: MEQADTHRFKTLLERIRDELLATDDTGRDAAGTVVLDQSSVGRLSRMDAMQSQAIAIEAQRRRELQLKRIELALARIAAAEYGVCMDCDEYIDPRRLEIDPTATLCIACANKRDS; encoded by the coding sequence ATGGAGCAGGCCGATACCCACCGATTCAAAACATTGCTGGAACGCATTCGCGATGAACTGCTTGCCACGGACGATACCGGCCGAGACGCGGCCGGCACGGTCGTTCTGGACCAGTCCAGCGTGGGCCGTTTGTCGCGAATGGATGCCATGCAGAGCCAGGCAATCGCTATCGAGGCGCAACGGCGACGGGAACTGCAACTCAAGCGCATCGAGCTGGCATTGGCGCGAATCGCTGCGGCCGAGTACGGTGTGTGTATGGACTGTGACGAATACATCGACCCGCGAAGGCTGGAGATCGACCCTACGGCGACGCTATGCATTGCCTGCGCCAACAAACGCGACAGTTGA
- a CDS encoding DsbA family protein, producing the protein MSADTRPLVKVTIFSDYICPYCYLGWLRLEKLRRDYDLRINWCMTEIHADNPPEGCPPTDIGFTSEQWGRMMADLDVLAVEEGVRFAGLDFTTNSHNALLLAEAAKEEGREAFYALHRRLFEVYLREGRNLADKQVLRELVHALKLDPALPDRAWNEPRYERRLQEYTLAARELGVSVTPTFFFGPQPLIGLQTLDTLQTAADASLAHASKS; encoded by the coding sequence ATGTCAGCGGACACCCGCCCACTGGTGAAAGTCACCATCTTCTCCGATTACATCTGCCCATACTGCTATCTCGGCTGGTTGCGCCTGGAGAAACTGCGCCGCGACTATGATCTGAGGATCAACTGGTGCATGACCGAAATCCATGCTGACAACCCGCCCGAAGGCTGTCCGCCGACGGACATCGGATTTACCTCCGAACAATGGGGGCGCATGATGGCCGATCTCGACGTGCTCGCCGTCGAAGAAGGCGTCCGCTTCGCGGGCCTCGACTTCACGACCAACTCGCACAACGCACTGTTGCTGGCCGAGGCCGCCAAGGAGGAAGGGCGGGAAGCCTTCTACGCCCTGCACCGCAGACTGTTCGAGGTCTATCTCCGCGAAGGGCGCAACCTGGCCGACAAACAGGTGCTGCGTGAACTGGTGCACGCATTGAAACTCGATCCCGCCCTGCCCGATCGCGCCTGGAACGAACCCCGCTACGAGCGCCGGTTACAGGAGTACACGCTCGCCGCGCGGGAACTCGGCGTCAGTGTGACGCCGACGTTCTTTTTCGGTCCTCAGCCACTTATCGGCCTGCAAACCCTGGACACATTGCAAACCGCGGCCGATGCCTCACTGGCCCACGCAAGCAAGTCCTGA
- a CDS encoding AhpC/TSA family protein: MKRSYAYLLSLTLLIALSNASWGEEPGRVPQLGERIAEFQSQRPAPDPQRRTVLEKAAADLARAMPAPGLPVGSLAPDFALPDALGNTVQLHDLLAQGPVVLVFYRGAWCPYCNLQLHALKESLPHIQRYGARLVAVTPQMPDRSRSQIEKDAYPFAILSDLDNRIMQAYNLYFELPEELRRLYIEDFDLDIADYNGEGRYGLPVPGTFIIDRDGVIRTAFADTDYTRRMEPAAIIEALSDIAATSESAAARHHSTQSP; this comes from the coding sequence ATGAAACGCTCTTATGCATACCTGCTGTCACTCACCCTGCTCATTGCGCTATCGAACGCATCGTGGGGGGAAGAGCCCGGCCGCGTGCCGCAACTCGGCGAGCGCATTGCCGAGTTCCAGTCGCAGCGGCCGGCACCCGACCCGCAGCGGCGCACCGTCTTGGAGAAGGCCGCAGCGGATCTGGCTCGGGCCATGCCCGCACCAGGCCTCCCGGTCGGCAGCCTTGCGCCGGATTTCGCGTTGCCAGACGCCCTCGGTAACACGGTCCAGCTGCACGACCTGCTCGCACAGGGCCCGGTCGTGCTGGTCTTCTACCGCGGCGCCTGGTGCCCGTACTGCAATCTCCAGCTGCATGCCCTGAAGGAGAGTCTTCCGCATATCCAGCGCTACGGAGCCCGACTGGTTGCCGTCACACCTCAGATGCCGGACCGCTCCCGCAGTCAGATCGAAAAAGACGCCTATCCGTTCGCGATCCTGAGCGATCTCGACAACCGCATCATGCAGGCCTACAACCTCTATTTCGAGCTGCCGGAGGAACTGCGTAGGCTCTACATCGAGGATTTCGATCTGGACATCGCCGACTACAACGGTGAAGGACGTTACGGTCTGCCGGTGCCCGGCACCTTCATCATCGACCGGGACGGCGTCATCCGCACGGCCTTTGCGGATACCGACTACACCCGGCGCATGGAACCGGCGGCGATCATCGAGGCCCTGTCCGACATCGCGGCCACATCGGAAAGCGCGGCCGCTCGGCATCACTCAACGCAATCGCCCTAG
- a CDS encoding zf-HC2 domain-containing protein: MLTCKDATRLVSESQERNLGFRERWALRVHLWMCDNCRRFERQIRLLRQAMRIMAHRPNSESPAVELPAEARERIRQAIAERDRHSH; encoded by the coding sequence ATGCTGACATGTAAAGACGCGACGCGACTGGTGTCGGAAAGCCAGGAACGGAACCTTGGGTTCCGGGAGCGTTGGGCCCTGCGTGTGCATCTCTGGATGTGCGACAACTGCCGGCGTTTCGAGCGGCAGATCCGGCTGCTGCGGCAGGCCATGCGGATCATGGCCCACCGCCCGAATTCGGAGTCGCCGGCCGTCGAACTGCCTGCCGAAGCACGCGAACGCATCCGCCAGGCCATCGCCGAGCGGGACCGGCATTCGCACTGA
- a CDS encoding DUF692 domain-containing protein: MQTARVHGAGLGLRRELLPDLRAGVPDAIDFLELAPENWMGMGGAWRRDLRMIAEQRPLVAHGLSLSLGGPAPLDEAFLLRVKAFLDEHAIALYTEHLSWCSDTGHLYDLLPIPFTEEAVHHVAARIRRTQEILERRIAVENASYYVAPPIAEMDEGEFIRAVLDEADCDLHLDVNNVYVNSVNFGYDPWSFIQRLPTERVVYLHVAGHYREAEDLIVDTHGAEVIDPVWQLLDKTYARIGTPPTLLERDFNLPPLGELLDEVRHIRALQCLNRGKRHVRVA, translated from the coding sequence ATGCAAACCGCACGCGTGCATGGCGCGGGGCTCGGCCTGAGGCGGGAGCTGCTTCCCGACCTCAGGGCCGGTGTCCCCGACGCGATCGATTTTCTTGAGCTCGCGCCCGAGAACTGGATGGGCATGGGCGGCGCCTGGCGCAGGGATCTGCGAATGATCGCCGAACAGCGCCCGCTGGTCGCGCACGGCCTGTCGCTGTCGCTCGGCGGTCCGGCCCCGCTGGACGAGGCGTTCCTGCTCCGGGTCAAGGCGTTTCTGGACGAACACGCCATCGCCCTCTATACCGAGCATCTGTCCTGGTGCAGCGATACCGGTCACCTCTACGACCTGCTGCCGATTCCGTTCACTGAAGAGGCGGTGCATCACGTCGCCGCGCGGATTCGCCGCACCCAGGAGATCCTGGAGCGGCGCATCGCCGTGGAGAACGCGTCCTATTACGTGGCCCCGCCGATCGCCGAAATGGACGAGGGCGAGTTTATTCGCGCCGTGCTCGACGAGGCCGATTGCGACCTGCACCTGGACGTCAACAACGTCTACGTCAACAGCGTCAATTTCGGTTACGACCCGTGGTCCTTCATTCAGCGCCTGCCGACAGAGCGGGTGGTCTACCTGCACGTCGCCGGACATTACCGCGAGGCCGAAGATCTGATCGTTGACACCCACGGTGCCGAGGTGATCGATCCGGTATGGCAGCTGCTGGATAAAACCTACGCACGGATAGGGACACCACCAACGCTTCTGGAACGCGATTTCAACCTGCCGCCGCTCGGTGAACTGCTCGACGAAGTCCGTCATATCCGCGCACTGCAATGTCTGAATCGGGGTAAGCGCCATGTCCGCGTCGCCTGA
- a CDS encoding putative DNA-binding domain-containing protein gives MSASPEPHDFRAFQASLAARIRDPRGQPRPPGVPARRMRVYEELLYNNLEGFLLACFPITRRLLGARAWRAMVRRFFAEHRSHSPLFRDIPGEFLAWFEPLAEALFPKRPYLYDFMHYEWVELAVSVAEEEVVPPGLEPGRELLAERPRLNPTARLAGYSYPVHRIRPRYRPKGTDKGAYWYLVYRDAAHAVRFIVLNPLSARLLELIRDTDLTGRAAMLRIADEMNHENPDLIVEMGRNLLEKLRHAGAVY, from the coding sequence ATGTCCGCGTCGCCTGAACCCCATGACTTCCGGGCCTTCCAGGCCAGTTTGGCGGCGCGCATCCGCGACCCGCGCGGACAGCCGCGGCCGCCGGGCGTGCCGGCGCGGCGCATGCGCGTCTACGAGGAGCTGCTGTACAACAATCTGGAAGGCTTCCTGCTGGCGTGTTTTCCGATCACGCGCCGGCTGCTCGGCGCCCGCGCATGGCGCGCTATGGTGCGGCGCTTCTTCGCGGAGCACCGCAGTCACTCGCCGCTGTTCCGGGACATACCCGGCGAGTTCCTGGCCTGGTTCGAACCGCTTGCCGAGGCGCTGTTTCCGAAGCGACCGTATCTGTACGACTTCATGCACTACGAATGGGTGGAACTGGCCGTATCCGTCGCCGAGGAAGAAGTAGTGCCACCAGGTCTCGAACCTGGTCGGGAGCTTTTGGCGGAGCGGCCCAGGCTCAACCCCACCGCCCGCCTGGCCGGCTATAGCTACCCCGTACACCGCATCCGGCCGCGCTACAGGCCGAAGGGCACCGACAAAGGCGCGTACTGGTATCTGGTCTATCGCGATGCGGCACACGCCGTACGCTTCATTGTCCTGAATCCGTTATCAGCACGGTTGCTCGAACTGATCCGCGACACGGACCTGACGGGACGTGCAGCCATGCTGCGCATCGCGGACGAAATGAATCATGAAAACCCGGATCTGATCGTCGAGATGGGCCGCAACTTGCTCGAAAAACTCCGGCACGCCGGGGCGGTTTACTGA
- a CDS encoding DoxX family protein translates to MSKLLNACTVCVARDVFGFLNRLGEFLPQLGIRLLLAYEFWEAGVEKFRGENWFAAIQEDFPFPFSVVPVDISWFLATWSELLGAVALVIGLGTRFFSVSLVILTIVAWASVHAGNGYNVCDNGFKLPLMYLVLFMPLIFSGAGKLSVDHLIAARMRSR, encoded by the coding sequence ATGTCGAAGCTGTTGAATGCCTGTACGGTCTGTGTGGCGCGGGACGTTTTCGGGTTTCTGAACCGCCTGGGCGAGTTTCTGCCACAGCTGGGCATCCGGCTGTTGCTGGCCTACGAGTTCTGGGAGGCCGGTGTGGAGAAATTCCGTGGAGAGAACTGGTTCGCTGCGATCCAGGAGGACTTCCCGTTCCCTTTCAGTGTCGTACCCGTCGACATCAGCTGGTTCCTCGCCACCTGGAGCGAGCTGCTTGGCGCTGTCGCGCTAGTAATCGGGCTCGGCACACGGTTCTTCAGTGTCTCGCTGGTGATTCTGACGATCGTCGCGTGGGCCAGCGTACACGCCGGCAACGGCTACAACGTCTGCGACAATGGCTTCAAGCTGCCGCTGATGTATCTCGTGCTGTTCATGCCGCTGATCTTCTCGGGAGCCGGGAAACTGAGTGTCGATCATCTGATCGCCGCGCGCATGAGGAGCCGGTGA
- a CDS encoding EAL domain-containing protein: MEKKAIPFVRALYALVFAIGVGLSVTLYRDSAILNEDTVKYLDNGIAMYAGIAALRGHIATQESILYEYYATTGSPVFKTRWEDNQRAIDDSWAVLSNQFGRYPRTDVVTQVIAEIRSLSGALERTLNDVPIDWDRAREILEQVTEKSLIASTSLSTLSDDLQQRMHEYRNQVENRIGMVNTSARYYIGAILVIAVLAGLFLSAYLSGVRERQRLAMFVEKNPNPVLRLTRTGDVEYVNPGAWATLMALGVPAEAPLSLLPQDVRERVRNLTAQSSDWAHWQYTVLGRDYEANVHWLRDFKVFHVYLRDISERVRAERRLEHMAFHDPVTDLPNRRRFLSDIQTSLELGEQGAVLLIGIERTQRIIDSMGHGIADRLYQILSRRLTEIVADFGGGYVTAHVYRYEGEIFGVSLTNPATSGTASQLAMDIVTRFGDPLLVDQYELFLGASIGCCHYPADGQDAISLISRADQALQQVKGGGGGFHAYASGLSAAARERLLLENHLRHALERGELSLAYQPQVAFADGAVAGVEALLRWEHPVFGSLPPGKFIPLAEETGLIQPIGEWILRTACHQAKAWREGGMPWIRIAVNLSARQFITRDIIKTISDALNHSGLPPQYLEVEITETLAMQDVPHSIEMLRDLKALGVCIALDDFGTGYSSLAYLRQLPLDRLKIDRSFVCNIEQDAGDALLVRSIIDLGHNLGLKVIAEGIESQNQYDFLNRIGCDEAQGFLFCRPIRGAEVESFIGQQGDTSGKRMPIRLSS, from the coding sequence ATGGAAAAGAAGGCCATCCCGTTCGTGCGCGCCCTCTACGCGCTGGTGTTCGCGATAGGCGTCGGACTGTCGGTGACATTGTATCGGGACAGCGCCATTCTGAACGAGGATACCGTGAAGTACCTGGACAACGGGATCGCGATGTACGCCGGGATAGCCGCGCTGCGCGGTCACATCGCGACACAGGAGTCCATCCTCTACGAGTATTACGCCACGACGGGAAGCCCGGTTTTCAAGACACGCTGGGAGGACAATCAGCGCGCCATCGACGATAGCTGGGCGGTGTTGTCGAATCAATTCGGAAGGTACCCCAGGACCGACGTCGTGACGCAGGTCATAGCGGAGATCCGATCGCTGTCCGGCGCGCTCGAACGTACTCTGAACGATGTCCCGATCGATTGGGACCGCGCGCGCGAGATACTCGAACAGGTAACCGAGAAGAGTCTGATCGCCTCCACGAGTCTGAGTACGCTGTCGGACGATCTTCAGCAACGGATGCACGAATACCGGAATCAGGTCGAAAACAGGATCGGCATGGTGAACACATCCGCACGTTATTACATCGGCGCGATCCTGGTGATCGCCGTTCTTGCAGGTTTGTTTCTCAGTGCCTATCTGTCGGGCGTCCGGGAGCGTCAGCGGCTGGCGATGTTCGTGGAAAAGAATCCGAATCCTGTGCTACGGCTGACGCGCACGGGTGACGTCGAATATGTGAACCCGGGGGCGTGGGCGACGCTGATGGCCCTGGGTGTGCCGGCCGAAGCGCCACTGAGCCTGCTGCCGCAGGACGTGCGGGAGCGTGTCAGGAACCTGACCGCGCAGTCTAGCGACTGGGCGCATTGGCAGTACACCGTCCTCGGCAGAGATTACGAGGCCAATGTGCACTGGCTCAGGGATTTCAAGGTCTTTCATGTGTACCTCCGCGACATTTCCGAGCGGGTACGGGCGGAACGCCGCCTGGAGCACATGGCGTTCCATGATCCGGTGACCGACCTGCCAAACCGCCGCCGGTTCCTGTCCGATATACAGACGTCTCTGGAACTGGGCGAGCAGGGCGCCGTGCTGCTGATCGGCATCGAGCGCACCCAGCGGATCATCGACAGCATGGGGCACGGCATCGCCGACCGGCTCTATCAGATCCTATCGCGCCGGCTCACGGAGATCGTCGCGGATTTCGGCGGAGGCTATGTCACGGCCCACGTCTACCGCTACGAGGGCGAAATCTTCGGCGTGTCGCTGACCAATCCCGCCACATCCGGTACGGCTTCGCAGCTGGCAATGGATATTGTGACCCGATTCGGGGATCCGCTGCTGGTCGACCAGTACGAACTATTCCTGGGAGCGAGTATCGGCTGCTGCCATTATCCGGCCGATGGACAGGACGCCATATCCCTGATCAGTCGTGCCGATCAGGCGTTGCAGCAGGTCAAGGGTGGCGGTGGGGGATTCCATGCCTATGCATCCGGGCTGAGCGCCGCGGCGCGGGAGCGCCTGTTGCTGGAAAATCACTTGCGTCATGCCCTGGAGCGCGGCGAACTGAGCCTGGCGTATCAGCCCCAGGTGGCGTTCGCCGACGGGGCCGTGGCCGGTGTCGAGGCCCTGCTGCGCTGGGAGCATCCGGTGTTCGGGTCGTTGCCGCCCGGAAAATTCATACCCCTGGCGGAGGAAACCGGACTCATCCAGCCCATCGGCGAATGGATTCTGCGCACGGCCTGTCACCAGGCCAAGGCGTGGCGCGAAGGCGGGATGCCCTGGATCCGCATCGCGGTGAACCTCTCGGCGCGGCAGTTCATCACCCGGGACATCATCAAGACAATCTCCGATGCGTTGAATCATTCGGGTCTGCCTCCGCAGTATCTGGAAGTCGAGATTACCGAAACCCTGGCGATGCAGGACGTGCCCCATTCCATCGAGATGCTTAGGGATCTCAAGGCATTAGGTGTGTGCATCGCACTGGACGATTTCGGGACGGGGTATTCGTCGCTCGCATATCTGCGGCAACTGCCTCTCGACAGGCTCAAGATCGACCGTTCGTTCGTATGCAATATCGAGCAAGACGCGGGAGATGCCTTGCTGGTCCGGTCGATCATCGATCTTGGACACAATCTGGGC